From Acinonyx jubatus isolate Ajub_Pintada_27869175 chromosome B2, VMU_Ajub_asm_v1.0, whole genome shotgun sequence, a single genomic window includes:
- the LOC106983400 gene encoding putative olfactory receptor 2B8 has product MDPKNGSSVTGFILLGFSDRPQLERVLFVVLLIFYLLTLLGNTSIIALSRLDPHLQTPMYFFLSNLSFLDLCYTTSTVPQLLVHLRGPDKSISFSGCVAQLFVALGLGCTECILLGVMALDCYAAVCRPLHYTVIMHPRLCALMASALWFTGFANSSLETVLIFLVPLCGKNKIEHFFCEVPPLLKLACVDTTVYESEILFFSMIFLFIPVALITFSYGRIVRAVLRIKSAAGQRKAFGTCGSHLTVVSLFYGTTIYAFLQPSNNHSQDQGKFVSLFYTIVTPMVNPFIYTLRNKDVMGAMKKVFCRGSI; this is encoded by the coding sequence ATGGACCCGAAAAATGGAAGTTCTGTCACTGGCTTTATCCTGCTGGGTTTCTCTGACCGGCCTCAGCTGGAGCGAGTCCTCTTTGTGGTTCTTCTCATCTTCTATCTTCTCACCCTGCTGGGAAACACAAGCATCATTGCATTGTCCCGCCTGGACCCACACCTGCAGactcccatgtactttttcctgtCCAACCTAAGCTTTCTGGACCTGTGTTACACGACCAGCACTGTTCCTCAGCTGCTGGTTCATCTCAGGGGACCAGACAAGTCTATCTCCTTCAGTGGCTGTGTAGCTCAGCTGTTCGTCGCTCTAGGGTTGGGATGCACAGAATGCATTCTGTTGGGGGTGATGGCACTTGACTGCTATGCAGCCGTCTGCAGGCCCCTGCACTACACAGTGATCATGCACCCCCGTCTCTGTGCCCTGATGGCTTCTGCATTGTGGTTCACTGGTTTTGCCAACTCCTCATTGGAGACGGTGCTCATTTTTCTTGTACCACTTTGTGGGAAGAATAAAATAGAGCACTTCTTTTGTGAGGTTCCCCCATTGCTCAAGCTTGCCTGTGTTGACACCACTGTGTATGAGTCTGAGATCTTATTTTTCAGTATGATCTTTCTTTTCATACCTGTGGCATTAATCACATTCTCCTATGGTCGGATAGTCAGGGCAGTGTTAAGAATAAAGTCAGCCGCAGGACAGAGGAAAGCGTTTGGCACATGTGGGTCTCACCTCACGGTGGTCTCCCTGTTCTATGGCACGACCATCTATGCTTTCCTGCAGCCCAGCAACAACCACTCCCAGGATCAGGGcaagtttgtttctctcttctacaCCATCGTCACCCCCATGGTCAACCCCTTCATATATACCCTGCGGAACAAGGATGTGATGGGAGCAATGAAGAAGGTTTTCTGTAGGGGCTCCATATGA